The Pseudomonas wenzhouensis genome has a segment encoding these proteins:
- a CDS encoding NAD-dependent epimerase/dehydratase family protein, which translates to MTTTGFSGSPGEKSDLYGVLAGLGLAESLAGRHLLLTGGTGFFGRWLLALLAELNRQGAGIEVTLTSRNPATFLSSHPAYLECKWLNWLPGDIRELRNLPGRPVDLILHAAADTSATAHTRPLELFDTIVEGARRVFDLAVRCDGARVLITGSGAQYGAIPDTVGVPESYPGACMSNSVGSTYGEAKRAQETLGAIYAESYGIDIIMTRCFAFSGYGLPLNGHFAIGNFVRDALYAQEVVLNSNGTAVRSYLHGADLAVWLLALLVRGKAGQAYNVGSDEAITIAELAYRVVARVAPEKVVRIMGRPESSGRSFYVPDITRARALGLDVWTTLDESIDSMVRWAENSKRT; encoded by the coding sequence ATGACTACAACAGGCTTTTCCGGGTCACCCGGAGAAAAGAGTGACTTGTACGGTGTTCTCGCCGGTCTCGGCCTGGCTGAGTCCCTGGCTGGTCGTCACTTGTTGTTGACCGGAGGAACCGGGTTCTTCGGTCGTTGGCTGCTGGCCCTGTTGGCAGAACTCAATCGCCAGGGGGCGGGGATTGAAGTGACGCTTACGTCACGCAATCCTGCGACTTTTTTATCCAGCCATCCTGCCTATCTGGAGTGCAAATGGCTCAACTGGCTACCCGGTGATATCCGTGAGCTGCGGAACCTGCCTGGGCGTCCTGTTGACCTGATTCTGCACGCTGCGGCCGATACCTCAGCAACTGCCCATACCCGTCCGTTGGAGTTGTTCGACACTATTGTCGAGGGTGCTCGACGGGTGTTTGATCTCGCCGTGCGTTGTGATGGCGCGCGTGTCCTGATCACTGGCTCCGGTGCTCAATATGGCGCTATTCCCGATACTGTCGGCGTACCGGAAAGTTATCCTGGCGCTTGCATGAGCAACAGCGTAGGTAGCACTTACGGTGAGGCAAAGCGAGCCCAGGAAACCTTGGGTGCAATTTATGCGGAGAGCTATGGCATTGATATCATCATGACCCGTTGCTTTGCTTTTTCCGGCTACGGACTTCCCTTGAATGGCCATTTTGCCATCGGCAACTTCGTGCGTGATGCTCTTTATGCCCAAGAGGTGGTGCTCAACTCAAATGGTACGGCGGTACGCAGCTATTTGCATGGTGCCGATCTGGCCGTTTGGCTGTTGGCATTGCTGGTCCGTGGAAAAGCGGGGCAGGCATACAATGTCGGGTCAGACGAGGCAATCACCATCGCTGAGCTGGCGTACCGAGTTGTGGCCCGGGTGGCACCGGAGAAGGTTGTGCGAATTATGGGGCGTCCAGAGAGTTCGGGCCGATCATTCTATGTGCCGGACATCACACGGGCACGAGCGCTCGGATTGGATGTCTGGACGACGCTGGATGAGTCCATCGACAGTATGGTGCGTTGGGCGGAGAACTCTAAACGTACGTGA
- a CDS encoding sugar phosphate isomerase/epimerase family protein, which produces MEIGFMQGRLCDRVDGKIQAFPWLNWEKEFPLAQQLGIPLMEWTLDQERLYENPLMTAPGRQRIRELSSRYGVRILSLTGDCFMQAPFFKASGAEREGLLRDLHAIVDACVDLGLRYLLIPLVDNGSLTSADEESALLEGLLPLHGVLTAAKLKIVFESDFEPERLARFIARFPEDAFGLNYDIGNSAALGYSASAEIASYGQRIDNVHVKDRVLGGTTVPLGTGNANFPEVFRALHAVGYSGDFILQTARADGDHAGALDRYRAMTLAWWRDNES; this is translated from the coding sequence ATGGAAATCGGATTCATGCAGGGCCGTCTCTGTGATCGGGTGGACGGAAAGATTCAGGCTTTCCCGTGGCTCAATTGGGAAAAAGAGTTTCCTCTAGCGCAACAACTGGGCATTCCACTCATGGAGTGGACGCTTGATCAGGAACGCCTGTATGAGAACCCCTTGATGACCGCGCCTGGTCGTCAGCGCATTCGTGAGCTGTCGTCGCGGTACGGTGTCCGGATACTGTCCCTCACTGGCGATTGCTTTATGCAGGCGCCATTTTTCAAAGCTTCGGGTGCGGAGCGAGAGGGCCTGCTGCGAGATCTGCATGCCATTGTGGATGCGTGCGTCGATCTGGGCCTGCGCTACCTGCTGATTCCTCTCGTGGACAACGGTTCGCTGACGTCAGCAGATGAGGAGAGTGCTCTGCTCGAGGGGCTACTCCCTCTGCATGGGGTGCTGACTGCCGCAAAGCTAAAAATAGTGTTCGAGTCGGATTTCGAGCCTGAGCGCCTGGCCCGCTTTATCGCGCGTTTCCCCGAAGATGCCTTTGGCCTGAACTACGATATTGGCAACAGCGCGGCGCTTGGCTACTCGGCGTCGGCAGAGATCGCCAGCTACGGTCAGCGTATCGACAACGTGCATGTCAAAGACCGTGTCCTGGGCGGTACGACCGTACCGCTGGGCACTGGCAATGCGAATTTCCCGGAAGTTTTCCGGGCTCTGCATGCCGTGGGATATAGCGGTGATTTCATCCTGCAGACAGCGCGTGCGGACGGCGATCATGCCGGTGCGCTCGATCGTTATCGTGCGATGACCCTTGCCTGGTGGCGTGACAATGAATCTTGA
- a CDS encoding glycosyltransferase → MRELFSKRPQPYYIYAPDYRRSSAGVRVMHMLCDALNRSGQEAYVTANVLNPELITPQLTDGVIELHRKQGLEPIVVYPEIIDGNPLKGNTVVRYLLNQVGFVEGQGLYGEDDLLFAYVRGLLRPGMGQDRVLHLPPIDLRIFCPPEDPGKRVQGKVCYYQGRRGQAQIDPALLPPDAIEITPTFPESWEGLVDLFQQCEFFYLGERSALAGEAVLCGCLSIVLPGQWAPEKLSEHEYSSYGTAWGNTPEEIQRARETISLLRERQLQHQKDFWPALDHFIEVTQSFANARAATASKRTLQAWLGERVPTNAQHRLITAHLQASTAPTLGVLVLDRDGDAARLGKTIKSLSLENNLYAALRIVALTPQDMPQTSAENKLRFLRIDAEQPLTGINLAVREGGFDWFMIVEAGCEFTTSGLLIAALDLISAPGCRAVYGDEVVRQGTNDLGLALRPGLNLDMLLSLPNALASHWLFNCQTWLDMGGFRNEAGQAFELDYLLRLVEDKGLEELGHISEPILIREASPLRDSPDERAVIQRHLVARGFPDATVTSRLPGHYDLDYGVGDGALVSIIVHTQGSMAKARRCMETILEKTTYRAYEVLLLDQSGDDAALQGWLTGVEQLGTDSIRVLRFPEALSLTQVSNQAAGQARGELLLWLDVGSAVLDSDWLHQLVNHAARQEVGAVGAKLLAGDRTIRHAGVILGLNGPVGRVFVGQPLEAPGYLQRLLVDQDYAAVSGKCLMLRKSLFLDAGGFDETPDLAPWAYIDLCLRLHSAGFLNVWTPRASLLINEEPEPAVTVEQEDAMYARWLPLLARDPAYNPNFSLGSGDEFSIAPSKMNWRPLSSWRPVPTILGHAADQQGCGHYRVIQPLEAMDREGLIDGTLLWSQLSVTELERFAPDSILLQRQVGESQIEGMRRMKAFSNAFKVFELDDYLPNLPMKSIHKAHMPKDIVRTLRRGLSYVDRFVVSTEPLAEAFAGLHDDIRVVHNRLDTRWWRGLNSQRRCSAKPRVGWAGGASHTGDLEMIADVVKELASEVEWVFFGMCPDKLRPYVHEYHPGVPIRDYPAKLAQLNLDLALAPVEQNLFNDCKSNLRLLEYGACGFPVVCSEVLCYQGDGLPVTLVKNRFRDWVEAIRMHLADLDETARLGDRLRGAVQRDWMLEGDNLLLWREAWTAD, encoded by the coding sequence ATGCGTGAACTGTTCTCCAAGCGCCCGCAGCCATATTACATCTATGCCCCCGATTATCGGCGCAGCTCTGCTGGGGTTAGGGTCATGCACATGCTGTGCGATGCACTCAATCGTTCGGGCCAGGAGGCCTATGTCACTGCCAACGTGCTCAATCCCGAGTTGATTACTCCGCAGCTTACCGATGGGGTTATCGAATTACACCGTAAGCAAGGGTTGGAACCGATAGTGGTTTACCCTGAGATTATCGACGGTAACCCGCTGAAGGGTAATACCGTTGTGCGCTACTTGCTTAACCAAGTGGGGTTTGTCGAGGGGCAGGGGCTATACGGTGAGGATGATTTGCTGTTCGCCTATGTACGCGGGCTTTTGAGACCGGGTATGGGGCAGGACAGGGTCCTTCACTTGCCGCCTATCGACCTCAGAATATTTTGCCCTCCAGAAGACCCAGGCAAACGCGTTCAGGGAAAGGTCTGTTATTACCAAGGGCGGCGTGGGCAGGCTCAGATAGATCCTGCACTGCTGCCCCCGGACGCGATAGAAATTACCCCCACCTTTCCTGAATCCTGGGAAGGGCTTGTTGACCTTTTCCAGCAATGTGAATTCTTCTATTTGGGGGAGCGCTCGGCATTGGCCGGCGAGGCTGTGCTGTGCGGGTGCTTGAGTATCGTTTTGCCTGGGCAATGGGCTCCTGAAAAGTTATCCGAGCATGAGTACAGTAGTTATGGAACAGCTTGGGGTAATACTCCAGAGGAAATTCAGCGCGCCAGAGAAACGATCTCCTTGTTGCGGGAGCGGCAATTACAGCATCAGAAAGACTTCTGGCCGGCTTTGGATCACTTCATCGAAGTTACTCAGAGTTTTGCCAATGCGCGTGCTGCCACTGCCAGCAAGCGCACGCTGCAGGCCTGGCTGGGTGAACGCGTGCCCACCAACGCCCAGCATCGTCTGATAACCGCGCATCTGCAGGCGAGTACCGCGCCGACTCTTGGCGTGCTGGTGCTTGATCGTGACGGTGATGCCGCGCGTTTGGGTAAGACAATCAAGAGCCTGAGCCTGGAGAACAACCTCTATGCGGCGCTGCGTATCGTCGCCCTGACCCCTCAGGATATGCCGCAGACCAGTGCCGAAAACAAGCTGCGTTTTCTGCGTATCGATGCCGAGCAGCCACTGACGGGCATCAATCTAGCTGTGCGTGAGGGTGGCTTCGACTGGTTTATGATCGTGGAAGCGGGCTGTGAGTTCACCACCAGCGGCCTACTGATCGCTGCGCTTGATCTGATCAGTGCACCGGGATGCCGTGCCGTCTACGGCGACGAAGTGGTGCGTCAGGGGACCAATGATCTGGGCCTGGCTTTGCGCCCAGGGTTGAATCTGGACATGCTGCTCAGCCTGCCCAATGCCCTGGCTAGCCACTGGTTGTTCAACTGCCAGACTTGGCTGGACATGGGCGGCTTCCGTAACGAGGCCGGGCAGGCGTTCGAACTGGACTACCTGTTGCGCCTGGTCGAAGACAAGGGTCTGGAAGAGCTGGGCCATATCAGTGAACCCATACTGATTCGTGAGGCGTCTCCACTACGCGACAGCCCCGATGAGCGTGCCGTCATTCAGCGTCATTTGGTCGCGCGTGGGTTCCCGGATGCCACTGTCACCTCACGTCTGCCAGGGCACTACGATCTTGACTATGGGGTGGGCGATGGCGCTCTGGTGAGCATTATCGTGCACACCCAGGGCAGCATGGCGAAGGCGCGCCGCTGCATGGAGACCATTCTCGAAAAAACCACCTACCGAGCCTACGAAGTGCTGCTGCTGGATCAGAGTGGCGACGACGCGGCTTTGCAAGGCTGGCTGACCGGTGTCGAACAGCTGGGTACGGATTCGATTCGCGTATTGCGTTTCCCCGAGGCGTTGTCGCTGACGCAGGTAAGCAACCAGGCTGCAGGGCAGGCCAGAGGCGAGCTGCTGTTGTGGCTGGATGTCGGTAGCGCCGTGCTGGATTCCGATTGGTTGCATCAGCTGGTCAACCATGCTGCTCGCCAGGAAGTTGGAGCCGTGGGCGCCAAGTTGTTGGCGGGGGATCGCACGATTCGCCATGCCGGTGTGATCCTGGGGCTTAACGGGCCGGTAGGCCGTGTATTCGTCGGTCAGCCGTTGGAAGCCCCCGGTTATCTCCAGCGCCTTCTGGTCGACCAGGACTACGCTGCTGTCAGTGGCAAATGCCTTATGTTGCGTAAGAGCCTGTTCCTCGACGCCGGCGGTTTCGATGAGACCCCTGACCTGGCACCCTGGGCTTATATAGATCTTTGCTTGCGCCTGCATTCGGCAGGTTTCCTGAACGTATGGACGCCGCGTGCGTCGCTGCTCATCAATGAAGAGCCGGAGCCGGCTGTCACGGTTGAGCAGGAAGATGCCATGTACGCGCGCTGGTTGCCGTTGCTGGCTCGCGACCCTGCCTACAACCCCAACTTCTCGTTGGGCTCGGGCGATGAGTTCAGCATCGCGCCAAGCAAGATGAACTGGCGTCCTCTTTCATCCTGGCGTCCGGTGCCGACGATTCTGGGGCATGCGGCAGACCAGCAAGGTTGCGGCCATTATCGGGTGATCCAGCCGTTGGAGGCGATGGATCGCGAGGGTCTGATAGACGGAACGCTGCTCTGGAGCCAGCTGTCCGTGACGGAGCTGGAGCGGTTCGCGCCCGACAGCATCTTATTGCAACGCCAGGTGGGCGAGTCTCAGATCGAAGGCATGCGCCGCATGAAAGCGTTTTCCAATGCCTTCAAGGTCTTCGAGCTGGATGACTATCTACCCAACCTGCCGATGAAGAGCATCCACAAGGCCCATATGCCCAAGGATATTGTTCGGACGCTACGCCGTGGCTTGAGCTACGTCGATCGCTTCGTGGTTTCCACTGAGCCGCTGGCCGAAGCCTTCGCTGGTCTGCATGACGACATTCGGGTGGTTCACAACCGTCTCGATACGCGCTGGTGGCGAGGTTTGAACAGCCAGCGTCGTTGTTCTGCCAAACCCCGGGTGGGTTGGGCCGGTGGTGCCAGCCATACCGGCGACCTCGAAATGATCGCCGACGTGGTCAAGGAGCTGGCCAGCGAGGTGGAATGGGTGTTCTTTGGCATGTGCCCGGACAAGCTGCGCCCCTATGTGCATGAGTACCACCCCGGTGTGCCCATCCGGGATTACCCGGCGAAGCTGGCCCAGCTCAATCTGGATCTCGCTCTCGCTCCGGTGGAGCAGAACCTGTTCAACGACTGCAAGAGCAATTTGCGTCTGTTGGAGTACGGTGCCTGCGGCTTCCCGGTGGTTTGCAGCGAGGTGCTCTGCTACCAGGGTGATGGCTTGCCCGTGACGCTGGTGAAAAACCGTTTCAGAGATTGGGTGGAGGCCATTCGCATGCACCTTGCCGACCTCGACGAGACCGCGCGTCTTGGTGATCGTCTGCGCGGTGCGGTGCAGCGTGACTGGATGCTCGAAGGCGATAACCTGCTGCTCTGGCGTGAGGCCTGGACCGCGGACTGA
- a CDS encoding class I SAM-dependent methyltransferase yields MVSRELIARHCICCGGEQLQRSSAVLMPFVAHRVFGHEPLEITADWGLRDLRQGMAYTLCNSLQCQECGVLFLDYRFTDEQMAALYAGYRDERYNAERERYEPGYTALTKSFEGRAAYISDIEAWLAPHLPAAPAVLDWGGATGLNTPLRGRGGLHHIHDISDVGLVAGAQRADALKFGQQHYDLVVCSQVLEHVPAPLDLISQIVPILSAETLFYLEVPLEILMREHPDSLQLAPLKRYWHEHINFFSKVSLYRMIERVGLRVLDSHILPVELRGRKGSVMGVLARLP; encoded by the coding sequence ATGGTGAGCCGTGAGCTGATAGCCCGGCATTGCATTTGCTGTGGCGGCGAGCAACTGCAACGTTCTTCGGCGGTGCTGATGCCCTTCGTTGCGCATCGCGTATTCGGCCATGAACCTCTTGAGATCACTGCTGATTGGGGCTTGCGCGATCTGCGCCAAGGCATGGCCTATACGCTTTGCAATTCACTGCAATGCCAGGAGTGCGGTGTCCTGTTTCTGGATTACCGCTTTACCGATGAGCAAATGGCGGCGCTTTATGCGGGGTATCGTGACGAGCGATACAACGCCGAGCGTGAGCGCTACGAGCCAGGCTACACTGCGCTTACAAAAAGCTTCGAGGGGCGGGCTGCCTACATTTCGGATATCGAAGCCTGGCTTGCACCGCACCTGCCTGCAGCTCCAGCGGTATTGGACTGGGGCGGTGCGACAGGTCTCAATACGCCTTTGCGCGGGCGTGGAGGCTTGCACCATATTCACGATATCTCGGATGTTGGTCTGGTTGCTGGTGCTCAGAGAGCGGATGCGCTCAAGTTTGGGCAGCAGCACTATGACTTGGTGGTTTGCAGCCAGGTGCTAGAGCACGTACCTGCGCCACTTGATTTGATTAGCCAGATTGTCCCGATATTGTCAGCCGAGACCTTGTTCTATCTTGAAGTTCCTCTTGAAATCTTGATGCGCGAGCACCCTGATAGTTTGCAATTGGCGCCATTGAAACGTTACTGGCATGAGCACATCAATTTTTTCTCTAAAGTGTCACTGTATCGAATGATTGAGCGTGTTGGGCTGAGGGTGTTGGACAGCCACATTCTCCCCGTTGAGTTGCGGGGGCGCAAAGGTTCTGTAATGGGTGTCTTGGCGAGATTGCCCTGA
- a CDS encoding class I SAM-dependent methyltransferase has translation MSEVSSEANGNYWDDFYSCIQVGAPTYPSQFAAFAINEFSGVDGVIEFGCGNGRDSDFFAAHGFNLLAVDASVEAIELCQARNRFRHAKFVQSRSVDVREEVAAFLVGRSKVAVYARFFLHAVEECEERALLVLLGTLLPSGSRLFLEYRTIEDADQEKVFGDGHFRRYLDHRAVLGRIESVGFRVEYEVEGRGFAKYGEEDALVGRCVVVKG, from the coding sequence ATGAGTGAAGTGAGCAGTGAGGCGAATGGCAACTATTGGGATGATTTCTACAGCTGCATTCAAGTAGGTGCACCGACCTATCCATCGCAGTTTGCTGCCTTCGCGATAAACGAGTTCTCCGGGGTGGATGGAGTGATTGAGTTCGGTTGCGGTAATGGCCGCGATAGTGATTTCTTTGCGGCTCATGGCTTCAATCTGCTGGCGGTTGATGCTTCGGTCGAGGCCATCGAGCTGTGTCAGGCACGTAACCGCTTCCGTCACGCAAAATTTGTTCAGAGTCGTTCCGTTGATGTTAGGGAAGAGGTTGCGGCCTTTCTTGTCGGGAGAAGCAAAGTCGCCGTGTATGCACGTTTCTTCCTGCATGCCGTGGAGGAGTGCGAAGAGCGTGCTTTGCTCGTTCTGCTGGGTACACTGCTGCCTAGCGGTAGTCGTTTATTCCTTGAATATCGGACGATAGAGGATGCTGATCAGGAGAAAGTGTTTGGGGACGGGCATTTCAGGCGCTATTTGGATCACCGTGCTGTTCTTGGGCGAATCGAATCCGTCGGTTTTCGTGTCGAGTACGAAGTAGAGGGGCGTGGCTTTGCCAAGTATGGCGAAGAGGATGCTTTGGTCGGTCGCTGCGTTGTGGTTAAGGGGTGA
- a CDS encoding SDR family NAD(P)-dependent oxidoreductase, which yields MNLELTGKVVLVTGSSAGIGFEVAQQLALEGCHVVLNGRDPERLQAAQERIAGSSGVVADVRDPDACQALVRHVLQLHGRLDVLVCNVGSGASVPPGKETPAEWHRVLELNLYSTTQAVWAATDALIASRGNVICISSICGIEALGCPVAYAAAKAAVESYVRNSARAFGKHGVRINSIAPGNILFDGSVWQRKLREDRDAVESMLQRDVALARLGSPQDVARLAAYLASPLGGFITGATYVVDGGQLRS from the coding sequence ATGAATCTTGAACTGACAGGCAAGGTCGTGCTCGTTACGGGCTCGTCAGCCGGCATCGGTTTCGAGGTAGCGCAACAGCTTGCTCTTGAAGGCTGCCACGTTGTGCTCAACGGTCGTGATCCCGAGCGTTTGCAGGCGGCACAAGAGCGAATTGCCGGTTCCAGCGGTGTAGTTGCGGATGTTCGAGACCCTGATGCCTGTCAGGCGCTGGTCCGGCACGTTCTTCAGCTGCATGGTCGTCTGGATGTGCTGGTGTGCAATGTCGGCAGTGGCGCTTCCGTGCCGCCAGGCAAGGAAACCCCTGCGGAATGGCATCGGGTGCTGGAGCTCAATCTCTATTCCACAACACAGGCGGTATGGGCCGCTACCGATGCGCTGATAGCAAGTCGTGGCAATGTCATTTGCATCTCTTCGATCTGCGGCATCGAGGCGCTCGGGTGCCCAGTGGCATACGCCGCAGCCAAAGCCGCAGTGGAAAGCTACGTGCGCAACTCGGCGCGTGCATTTGGCAAGCACGGCGTACGCATCAACAGTATTGCGCCAGGCAACATCCTGTTCGATGGCTCCGTCTGGCAGCGCAAGCTCAGGGAAGACCGTGATGCTGTGGAGTCGATGTTGCAGCGTGACGTCGCGCTGGCCCGTCTGGGTTCCCCGCAGGATGTTGCAAGACTTGCCGCCTATTTGGCATCCCCGTTGGGGGGATTCATAACTGGCGCTACCTATGTGGTTGATGGAGGTCAGTTGAGATCATGA
- a CDS encoding SDR family oxidoreductase — MTRAEPTLPKVFDLRGRVAVITGGGGLLGYQHAATIAELGGVPVLLDINAEGLANNAARLLDETGCEALTLQADITDLDAVVLAAEQIMGRHERVDILLNNAARNPKVESVGDRDFSRLENFPWEQWRLDLDVGLGGAFNCAKVFGAEMARQGHGVIVNIASDLGVIAPDQRLYRVDGRESDQQPVKPVTYSVVKHGLIGLTKYLATYWCEQGVRCNALSPGGVYAGQNDVFVSKLTQLIPLGRMAEADEYRGAIAFLCSDASAYMNGANLVIDGGRSTW, encoded by the coding sequence ATGACTAGAGCAGAGCCTACCCTGCCAAAGGTGTTCGATTTACGCGGTCGGGTCGCCGTTATCACCGGTGGCGGCGGACTGCTGGGTTACCAGCATGCGGCAACGATAGCCGAGCTGGGCGGCGTGCCTGTGCTGCTCGACATCAACGCTGAAGGCTTGGCGAACAACGCTGCCAGGCTGCTCGATGAGACGGGTTGCGAAGCATTGACGCTGCAGGCTGATATCACTGACCTGGATGCGGTGGTTCTGGCTGCCGAGCAAATCATGGGCCGGCATGAGCGGGTGGATATCCTGCTCAACAACGCTGCGCGCAATCCAAAGGTGGAGAGTGTGGGCGATCGGGACTTCTCCCGCCTCGAAAACTTTCCCTGGGAGCAATGGCGTCTCGATTTGGACGTTGGCCTCGGTGGTGCCTTCAACTGCGCCAAGGTGTTCGGCGCTGAAATGGCCCGGCAGGGACATGGCGTCATCGTCAATATCGCTTCCGATCTTGGCGTGATTGCACCTGATCAGCGTTTGTATCGGGTCGATGGGCGCGAGAGTGACCAGCAACCAGTCAAGCCAGTTACCTACTCGGTGGTCAAGCACGGCCTGATCGGCCTGACCAAGTACCTGGCTACCTACTGGTGCGAGCAAGGTGTGCGCTGCAATGCGCTGTCCCCTGGCGGTGTGTATGCGGGGCAAAACGATGTGTTCGTCAGCAAGTTGACCCAGCTCATTCCATTGGGGCGCATGGCCGAAGCTGACGAGTACCGCGGTGCGATTGCCTTCCTGTGTTCGGATGCTTCCGCCTATATGAACGGCGCCAATCTGGTCATCGATGGAGGCCGCAGCACATGGTGA
- a CDS encoding LicD family protein, with translation MIPDFLKDKRLVLFGAGRVALRFFSIFPELNVIAFADNDSKKQGTLVGHVPIIAPENIASLDYDLVMISTGWLDSISSQLRDLGIPAERIILPPKNLLAVNGGVKPFSDAVTKALAVEVMSGVSRFSAAHEIPIMLDFGTLLGAVRDGDLIAWDDDIDLSINDVDFPLIVEHLDELRSFFPDREGLVVDISVIRSEGVVTGVLTTFKSAPDSTPIVPFEVGFVRRVFEAGKSITKSAGPEFIAPEQHFRALDRMQFLGAQFYTPHDVQGYLTFVYGDWQTPKQNTTLAEYPTQEPEYREISISKY, from the coding sequence ATGATTCCAGATTTCCTGAAAGACAAACGACTGGTCCTTTTTGGCGCGGGGCGTGTGGCATTGAGGTTTTTCTCAATCTTCCCCGAATTGAATGTTATTGCGTTTGCCGATAATGATTCCAAGAAACAAGGGACTTTAGTCGGCCATGTGCCCATTATCGCGCCGGAGAATATTGCTTCACTGGATTACGATCTGGTGATGATTAGTACTGGCTGGTTGGATAGTATCTCCTCACAGTTGCGCGACCTCGGTATTCCAGCAGAGCGAATCATTCTTCCGCCAAAGAACCTGTTGGCTGTGAACGGTGGCGTCAAACCGTTTTCCGATGCGGTTACCAAGGCATTGGCTGTTGAAGTGATGTCGGGCGTCTCTCGCTTTTCTGCTGCACACGAAATTCCGATCATGCTGGATTTCGGTACATTGCTGGGGGCGGTTCGTGACGGTGACCTGATTGCGTGGGATGACGATATTGATTTATCCATCAATGATGTCGATTTTCCGCTGATAGTCGAGCATTTGGATGAGCTGAGGTCGTTCTTTCCTGATAGAGAGGGGCTTGTCGTCGACATTTCCGTCATCAGATCGGAGGGGGTCGTGACCGGGGTCCTTACCACATTCAAAAGTGCTCCTGACTCAACGCCCATCGTGCCCTTCGAAGTCGGTTTCGTACGGCGGGTCTTTGAAGCTGGCAAGTCGATCACCAAGTCGGCGGGGCCCGAGTTCATCGCGCCTGAACAACATTTTCGCGCGCTGGACCGGATGCAATTTCTCGGTGCACAGTTTTATACCCCTCACGACGTCCAGGGTTATCTGACATTCGTCTACGGTGACTGGCAGACGCCGAAGCAGAACACCACGCTCGCCGAGTATCCGACGCAGGAACCAGAGTATCGGGAAATTTCGATCTCGAAGTATTGA